One region of Mycolicibacterium rhodesiae NBB3 genomic DNA includes:
- a CDS encoding MspA family porin, whose protein sequence is MVGDVLRRTATVLAIGVLLSCALAGTAVAQPQPAEPVAVDAPGAPPVPPEGAPPVDDGHVESTPPAVTDTPDDWRLTLSAKDETQAPIPPLTTALSSREYVVGGTYMGELRGPDEGEPPGGTLEVGYEIGCGIDMSTSNGVSLTGTMGLNPSIGLIGIDVISPGIDGILPSLGGNLGAGITVGLKPGLVNVIPVTKKEYSGADPWVMISKFRVKIDGCVGESFIRSYAFLTRSTDQSEAVLAWYGVTKKI, encoded by the coding sequence ATGGTTGGGGATGTGCTGCGACGCACCGCGACGGTATTGGCCATCGGTGTACTCCTGAGCTGTGCATTGGCCGGAACCGCCGTCGCCCAGCCCCAGCCCGCAGAACCCGTCGCGGTCGATGCCCCCGGGGCTCCTCCGGTACCGCCCGAGGGCGCGCCGCCCGTCGACGACGGCCACGTCGAGTCGACACCGCCCGCCGTCACGGACACACCCGACGACTGGCGGCTCACGCTGTCGGCCAAAGACGAGACGCAGGCTCCCATCCCGCCGCTGACCACAGCATTGTCCTCGCGCGAATACGTTGTCGGCGGCACTTACATGGGCGAACTGCGGGGACCCGACGAGGGGGAACCGCCGGGCGGCACCCTCGAGGTCGGTTACGAAATCGGCTGCGGCATCGACATGAGCACCTCCAACGGCGTCTCGCTGACCGGCACGATGGGCCTCAACCCCTCCATCGGACTCATCGGTATCGACGTCATCTCACCGGGGATCGACGGCATCCTGCCGTCCCTGGGCGGAAACCTGGGCGCCGGCATCACGGTCGGGCTCAAACCAGGCCTGGTCAACGTGATTCCGGTGACCAAGAAGGAGTACTCCGGCGCCGACCCATGGGTGATGATCAGCAAGTTCCGCGTCAAGATCGACGGCTGCGTGGGCGAATCGTTCATCCGCTCGTATGCGTTTCTGACCAGGTCGACGGATCAGTCCGAAGCAGTGCTGGCCTGGTACGGCGTAACCAAGAAGATCTAG
- a CDS encoding neutral zinc metallopeptidase encodes MPSRPLVGAVIAMSATLLVTSCSTTLKGNAVSVFDDPFSVAGMPATDGPTGMRSDPAGPSRVVLHTDDGDMDELGRQAISDIEEFWEANYSGTFDRNFEPVENLISWDANGFDDTEFCGDSTYGIVNAGYCLDDHLIGWDRGELLPALQRAHGDMGVTMVLAHEYGHAIQYQSGMIDEDTETLVAEQQADCLAGAYMRWVAEDKSPRFTLSTSEGLNSVLAAVIGFRDPVLNEDDPEVGVDEHGSAFERVSAFQFGFTDGVQACASIDMREIGQRRGDLPVLLPEDRTGELAITEKSVEDVVAALNTQFSPQNPPELSFKPSDCPDARPSPPVSYCPATNTITVDLPELEKLGAQAESDDGVSLATGDNTAYSVLMSRYMQAIQREHGGVTLDNAEAALRTACLTGVATTKLSKESSTPDGNTITLTAGDVDEAVSGILTNGLVASDVNGESVPSGFSRIDAFRVGVLGDQDRCFKRFD; translated from the coding sequence ATGCCCTCACGACCTCTGGTGGGCGCCGTGATCGCGATGTCCGCGACGCTACTCGTCACGTCGTGCAGTACGACGCTGAAGGGCAACGCCGTGTCGGTGTTCGACGACCCTTTCAGCGTCGCAGGCATGCCCGCGACCGATGGGCCGACCGGTATGCGTTCGGATCCCGCGGGCCCGTCCCGAGTCGTGCTGCACACCGACGACGGCGATATGGACGAACTCGGCCGTCAGGCGATCAGCGATATCGAGGAGTTCTGGGAGGCCAACTACAGCGGCACGTTCGACCGGAACTTCGAACCCGTGGAGAACCTGATCTCCTGGGACGCCAACGGTTTCGACGACACCGAGTTCTGCGGCGACTCCACGTACGGAATCGTCAACGCGGGCTACTGCCTCGATGACCACCTCATCGGATGGGACCGCGGTGAGCTGTTGCCCGCGTTGCAGCGGGCCCACGGCGACATGGGCGTGACTATGGTGCTCGCGCACGAGTACGGGCACGCCATCCAGTACCAATCCGGGATGATCGACGAGGACACCGAAACGCTGGTCGCCGAGCAGCAAGCCGACTGCCTGGCCGGCGCGTATATGCGCTGGGTCGCCGAGGACAAATCACCGCGCTTCACGCTGTCGACGAGCGAAGGGCTCAACAGCGTGCTGGCCGCTGTGATCGGTTTCCGCGATCCCGTGCTGAACGAAGACGACCCCGAGGTCGGCGTGGACGAACACGGCTCGGCGTTCGAGCGAGTGTCGGCATTCCAGTTCGGGTTCACCGACGGAGTGCAGGCGTGCGCATCGATCGACATGAGAGAGATCGGCCAGCGCCGCGGCGATCTGCCGGTGTTGCTACCCGAGGACCGTACGGGTGAGCTGGCGATCACCGAGAAGTCCGTCGAGGACGTCGTCGCAGCACTGAACACCCAGTTCAGCCCGCAGAACCCGCCCGAGCTGAGCTTCAAGCCGTCCGACTGCCCTGACGCGCGACCGAGCCCGCCGGTGTCGTACTGCCCCGCCACCAACACGATCACCGTCGATCTGCCGGAGCTCGAAAAGCTGGGCGCTCAGGCGGAATCCGACGACGGGGTCAGCTTGGCCACCGGCGACAACACGGCCTATTCGGTCTTGATGTCGCGGTATATGCAGGCCATCCAGCGTGAGCACGGTGGCGTGACGCTCGACAACGCCGAGGCCGCACTGCGTACCGCGTGTCTGACCGGTGTCGCGACGACGAAACTGTCGAAGGAAAGCAGCACTCCTGACGGCAACACCATCACGCTGACCGCGGGCGACGTGGATGAAGCGGTGTCGGGAATCCTCACCAACGGGCTGGTCGCCAGCGACGTCAACGGTGAGTCGGTGCCGTCAGGCTTCTCCCGAATCGACGCCTTCCGCGTCGGCGTCCTCGGCGATCAGGATCGCTGCTTCAAGCGATTCGACTAG
- a CDS encoding ATP-dependent DNA helicase encodes MAEAVAHAFESGEHLAVQAGTGTGKSLAYLVPAIACAVDTEEPVVISTATIALQRQLVDRDLPRLAESLSDALPRTPEFALLKGRGNYLCLNKIHNGSATEPDEQSQEELFEPVAASALGRDVQRLVAWSSETETGDRDELTPGVPDRSWSQVSVSARECIGVSRCPYGTDCFAEKARDKAGHADVVVTNHALLAIDAVSDAAVLPEHRLLVVDEAHELVDRVTGVATAELSATSMGVALRRSARLVDQDLAQRLEAATATLSSVIHDATPGRIDVLDDEMATYLTSLRDAAHRVRSAIDTSPSDPAAAAARAEAVTALSDLGDTASRILDSFVPAITDRSDVVWLDHEDNRGNVRAVLRVAPLSVSGLLRSRLFEQSTAVLTSATLAIGGTFDAMASAWGLAGDDGKVRWRGIDVGSPFEHAKSGILYVAAHLPPPGRDGTGSAEQLDEIAALITAAGGRTLGLFSSMRAARATAEIMRGRLDSPVLCQGEDTTSALVKRFADDPETSLFGTLSLWQGVDVPGPSLSLVLIDRIPFPRPDDPLLTARQRAIAARGGNGFMAVAASHAALLLAQGAGRLLRRVDDRGVVAVLDSRMATARYSGFLRASLPPFWATTDSVRVREALERLRAG; translated from the coding sequence ATGGCCGAAGCGGTGGCCCACGCGTTCGAAAGCGGCGAACACCTCGCGGTGCAGGCGGGCACCGGGACCGGCAAATCGTTGGCGTACCTGGTGCCCGCGATCGCCTGTGCTGTCGACACCGAGGAACCCGTCGTCATCTCGACGGCGACGATCGCCCTGCAGCGTCAGCTCGTCGACCGCGACCTTCCGCGGCTGGCCGAGTCGTTGTCCGATGCACTGCCCCGCACACCGGAGTTCGCGCTGCTGAAAGGCCGCGGAAACTACCTGTGTCTGAACAAGATTCACAACGGATCCGCGACAGAGCCCGATGAGCAGTCTCAGGAGGAGTTGTTCGAACCCGTAGCGGCGTCGGCGCTGGGCCGCGATGTTCAGCGTCTCGTCGCATGGTCATCAGAGACCGAGACGGGCGATCGCGACGAGCTGACGCCTGGCGTTCCGGACCGCTCGTGGTCGCAGGTCAGTGTCTCGGCGCGGGAATGCATTGGCGTGTCCCGCTGCCCGTACGGCACCGACTGCTTCGCGGAGAAGGCGCGCGACAAGGCAGGTCACGCCGATGTGGTGGTCACCAATCACGCCCTGCTGGCCATCGACGCCGTATCCGACGCCGCGGTCCTGCCCGAGCACCGTCTGCTCGTCGTCGACGAAGCGCACGAACTCGTCGACCGGGTGACGGGCGTGGCCACCGCCGAACTCTCGGCAACATCGATGGGCGTGGCGCTACGGCGCTCAGCACGTCTGGTCGACCAGGACCTGGCACAGCGGCTCGAAGCCGCGACCGCGACTCTCTCGTCGGTCATCCACGACGCCACGCCCGGACGCATCGACGTCCTCGACGACGAGATGGCCACCTATCTGACCTCGCTGCGCGACGCCGCCCACCGGGTCCGGTCGGCGATCGACACCAGTCCGAGTGATCCGGCTGCGGCTGCGGCACGCGCCGAGGCCGTGACCGCGCTCTCCGACTTGGGCGACACCGCATCGCGCATCCTCGACTCTTTCGTGCCGGCGATCACCGACCGTTCCGATGTGGTGTGGCTCGACCACGAAGACAACAGGGGCAACGTCCGGGCGGTGCTGCGGGTGGCGCCGCTGTCGGTGTCGGGGCTGCTGCGCAGCCGGCTGTTCGAACAGTCGACAGCTGTCCTCACCTCCGCGACGCTGGCGATCGGCGGCACCTTCGATGCGATGGCGTCGGCGTGGGGACTGGCCGGTGACGACGGCAAGGTCCGCTGGCGCGGCATCGATGTCGGGTCACCGTTCGAGCACGCGAAGTCGGGGATCCTCTACGTCGCCGCGCACCTGCCTCCGCCGGGTCGCGACGGCACTGGCTCCGCCGAACAACTCGACGAGATCGCCGCGCTCATCACAGCGGCGGGTGGTCGCACCCTCGGCTTGTTCTCGTCGATGCGCGCGGCCAGGGCCACCGCCGAGATCATGCGTGGCCGCCTCGACTCGCCCGTCCTGTGCCAGGGCGAGGACACCACGTCGGCGCTGGTGAAGCGCTTCGCCGACGACCCGGAGACGTCGCTGTTCGGAACGCTGTCGCTATGGCAGGGCGTCGACGTTCCCGGCCCGTCGCTGTCCCTGGTGCTCATCGATCGCATCCCGTTCCCCCGGCCCGACGACCCGCTGCTCACCGCACGCCAGCGTGCGATCGCGGCTCGCGGCGGCAATGGCTTCATGGCTGTCGCTGCCAGCCACGCGGCACTGCTGCTCGCTCAGGGCGCGGGCCGACTGTTGCGGCGCGTCGACGACCGCGGCGTCGTTGCGGTGCTGGACTCGCGGATGGCCACCGCCCGCTACAGCGGGTTTCTGCGGGCATCGCTGCCACCGTTCTGGGCAACCACCGATTCCGTGCGGGTGCGCGAGGCCCTCGAGCGTTTACGCGCGGGGTGA
- a CDS encoding nicotinate phosphoribosyltransferase has protein sequence MLAAALRDGTAHRRTTFEVFARRLPEGRRYGVVAGTGRFVDALARFIFDDAALASLSDFCDPETLAYLADYRFRGDIDGYGEGELYFPGSPVLSVHGTFGECVVLETLALSIFNHDTAIASAAARMVSAAEGRAMIEMGSRRTHEHAAVAAARAAYLAGFSGTSNLEAQRTYGVPALGTSAHAFTLLHTDHNGPDEKAAFKAQVDALGVGTTLLVDTYDITQGVANAVEVAGPELGAVRIDSGDLGVLARQVRAQLDSLGARNTRIVVSGDLDEYAIAALRVEPVDIYGVGTSVVTGSGAPTASMVYKLVEVDGLPVEKRSSHKESHGGRKQAMRTCKTTGTIVEEIVHPYGQRPQGESGRTLTVDFMREGESIRDFDLAAGRERVKEGLGSLPWDGLKLSRGEPAIPTRMIAPESH, from the coding sequence ATGCTGGCGGCCGCGTTGCGCGACGGCACCGCTCACCGCCGGACGACGTTCGAGGTGTTCGCCCGGCGACTTCCCGAAGGGCGGCGCTACGGCGTGGTCGCCGGGACCGGCCGATTCGTGGATGCGTTGGCGCGGTTCATCTTCGACGATGCCGCACTGGCGTCGCTTTCGGACTTCTGCGACCCCGAGACGTTGGCGTACCTCGCGGACTATCGGTTTCGTGGCGACATCGACGGCTACGGCGAGGGTGAGCTCTACTTCCCAGGTTCCCCGGTACTGAGCGTGCACGGCACGTTCGGTGAATGCGTAGTCCTGGAAACGCTGGCCCTGTCGATCTTCAACCACGACACTGCGATCGCTTCGGCCGCTGCGCGCATGGTCAGCGCCGCAGAGGGCCGCGCGATGATCGAGATGGGCTCGCGGCGGACCCACGAGCACGCCGCGGTCGCGGCTGCGCGAGCCGCCTACCTCGCGGGCTTCAGCGGCACATCGAACCTGGAAGCGCAGCGCACCTACGGTGTGCCGGCGCTGGGCACCAGTGCGCACGCGTTCACGCTGCTGCACACCGATCACAACGGTCCCGACGAGAAGGCGGCATTCAAGGCCCAGGTCGACGCGCTCGGTGTCGGCACCACGCTGCTGGTCGACACCTACGACATCACTCAGGGCGTGGCCAACGCCGTCGAGGTGGCAGGCCCGGAACTCGGCGCGGTCCGCATCGACTCGGGCGACCTCGGAGTACTCGCCAGGCAGGTCCGGGCACAGCTCGACAGCCTGGGCGCCCGCAACACCCGCATCGTGGTGTCCGGCGACCTCGACGAGTACGCCATTGCGGCACTGCGGGTCGAACCGGTGGATATCTACGGAGTCGGCACCTCCGTCGTCACCGGGTCAGGCGCGCCTACCGCCAGCATGGTTTACAAGCTGGTCGAGGTCGACGGACTGCCGGTGGAAAAGCGGAGCAGCCACAAGGAGTCTCACGGCGGCCGGAAACAGGCGATGCGGACGTGCAAAACCACCGGAACCATCGTCGAAGAGATCGTCCATCCGTACGGGCAGCGACCCCAGGGCGAGTCGGGACGCACGCTTACGGTCGACTTCATGCGTGAGGGTGAGTCGATACGCGACTTCGACCTCGCCGCCGGACGCGAACGCGTCAAGGAGGGGCTGGGAAGCCTGCCGTGGGACGGCCTGAAGCTCTCCCGCGGTGAGCCGGCGATCCCCACCCGCATGATCGCTCCCGAGAGCCACTAG
- the clpS gene encoding ATP-dependent Clp protease adapter ClpS produces MVTPAKARPGTREERDVAPVDATDSPWVTLVWDDPVNLMTYVTYVFQKLFGYSEPHATKLMMQVHNEGKAVVSAGRRESMEIDVSKLHAAGLWATLQQDR; encoded by the coding sequence ATGGTTACGCCGGCGAAGGCCCGACCGGGAACTCGCGAAGAACGTGACGTTGCCCCTGTCGATGCCACGGATAGCCCTTGGGTGACCCTGGTCTGGGACGACCCGGTGAATTTGATGACCTACGTGACGTACGTGTTCCAGAAGCTTTTCGGCTACAGCGAGCCCCACGCGACCAAGCTGATGATGCAGGTGCACAACGAGGGGAAGGCTGTGGTCTCGGCAGGCAGACGTGAGTCGATGGAGATCGACGTCTCCAAACTCCACGCCGCGGGACTGTGGGCGACCCTGCAGCAGGACCGCTGA
- the aosR gene encoding oxidative stress transcriptional regulator AosR: MRKWKRVDTADGPRFRSALAAHEVSLLQNLATSLVGMLDDRESSSPADELEEITGMRTGHSTPPQDETMKRLLPDFFRPQRDHPAGSGPAESLNSALRSLHEPEIIDAKREAAQRLLDTVPPRGGKFELTESDAHAWAAAVNDMRLALGTMLGVSQDGPAELSPEHPMAGHLDVYQWLTVLQEYLVLSMMGRS, from the coding sequence GTGCGCAAATGGAAACGGGTCGACACCGCCGACGGCCCGCGCTTCCGTTCGGCGTTGGCCGCACACGAGGTCTCGCTGTTGCAGAACCTTGCGACATCCTTGGTGGGCATGCTCGACGACCGCGAATCATCCTCTCCCGCTGACGAACTCGAAGAGATAACCGGAATGCGGACCGGCCACTCGACGCCGCCGCAGGACGAGACGATGAAGCGGTTGCTACCGGACTTCTTCCGGCCGCAGCGCGATCATCCGGCCGGTTCCGGCCCCGCTGAAAGTCTCAACAGCGCGCTCCGAAGCTTGCATGAACCCGAGATCATCGACGCCAAACGTGAGGCGGCGCAACGGTTGCTGGACACCGTGCCGCCTCGCGGTGGCAAGTTCGAGCTCACCGAAAGCGACGCGCACGCCTGGGCGGCGGCGGTCAACGACATGCGGCTTGCGTTGGGAACCATGCTCGGAGTTTCGCAGGACGGTCCCGCCGAACTGTCGCCCGAACATCCGATGGCCGGCCATCTGGATGTTTATCAATGGTTGACCGTCCTGCAGGAGTATCTGGTCCTCTCGATGATGGGCAGGTCATGA
- a CDS encoding P1 family peptidase, protein MGAITDVSGISVGHHHRIDPDAELGSGWATGTTVVLTPPGTVGAVDCRGGAPGTRETDLLDPINSVRHVDAVVLTGGSGFGLAAADGVMAWLEEQGRGVAMEGGVVPIVPAAVIFDLPVGGWQCRPTPEFGYTAASTAGADVAIGTVGAGTGARVGVLKGGVGTASVTLESGVTVGALVVVNAAGDAVDTATGLPWLADQIEEFGLIAPPADQIAAYADRHIELSPLNTTIAVVATDAVLSKAGCRRMAVAAQDGLARTIRPCHTPLDGDTVFALATGAIEVPPDPTTPASMSPEVPLITALGAAAADCLARAVLVGVLAAESVAGIPTYRDMLPGAFE, encoded by the coding sequence ATGGGCGCGATCACCGACGTCAGCGGAATCAGCGTCGGCCACCACCACCGGATCGATCCTGACGCCGAACTCGGCTCCGGATGGGCCACCGGAACCACCGTCGTGCTGACACCACCGGGCACCGTCGGCGCCGTCGACTGCAGGGGCGGCGCGCCGGGCACTCGCGAGACGGACCTGCTCGACCCCATCAATTCCGTGCGCCACGTCGACGCCGTCGTGCTGACCGGCGGCAGCGGTTTCGGGCTCGCCGCGGCCGACGGCGTCATGGCCTGGCTCGAGGAGCAGGGCCGGGGCGTGGCGATGGAGGGCGGTGTCGTACCGATCGTTCCCGCCGCGGTGATTTTTGATCTACCCGTTGGGGGGTGGCAGTGCCGACCAACCCCGGAGTTCGGCTACACCGCGGCGAGCACTGCCGGTGCCGACGTCGCGATCGGGACCGTCGGAGCGGGTACGGGGGCACGCGTCGGCGTGCTCAAAGGCGGGGTGGGTACCGCCTCGGTGACCCTGGAGTCGGGCGTCACGGTCGGCGCGCTCGTGGTCGTCAACGCCGCAGGCGATGCCGTGGACACCGCGACGGGCCTGCCCTGGCTCGCCGATCAGATCGAGGAGTTCGGTCTCATCGCGCCGCCTGCGGATCAGATCGCCGCGTACGCCGACCGCCACATCGAGCTCAGCCCGCTCAACACCACCATCGCCGTCGTCGCCACCGACGCGGTGCTGAGCAAGGCAGGGTGCCGCCGGATGGCCGTCGCTGCGCAGGACGGCCTCGCTCGCACCATCCGGCCGTGCCACACCCCGCTTGATGGCGATACGGTGTTCGCGCTGGCTACCGGAGCCATCGAGGTGCCGCCGGATCCGACGACCCCGGCGTCGATGTCGCCGGAGGTGCCGTTGATCACCGCGCTCGGGGCAGCTGCGGCGGATTGCCTGGCCCGGGCGGTCCTGGTGGGTGTGCTGGCGGCCGAGTCGGTCGCCGGAATACCGACTTACCGGGACATGTTGCCTGGAGCATTCGAATGA
- a CDS encoding Mov34/MPN/PAD-1 family protein, whose protein sequence is MLVIRADLVDAMVAHARADHPDEACGVIAGPEGADRPERFIAMLNAERSPTFYRFDSGEQLKVWRAMENADEVPVVIYHSHTATEAYPSRTDISYASEPDAHYVLVSTRDPDEHELRSYRIIDGNVTEEPVKIVEQY, encoded by the coding sequence GTGCTGGTGATCCGAGCGGACCTGGTCGACGCCATGGTCGCCCACGCCCGCGCCGACCACCCCGACGAAGCGTGCGGGGTGATCGCGGGGCCTGAGGGTGCCGATCGCCCGGAGCGGTTCATCGCGATGCTGAACGCCGAGCGTTCGCCGACGTTCTACCGGTTCGACTCCGGGGAGCAGCTGAAGGTGTGGCGCGCGATGGAAAATGCGGACGAGGTACCCGTCGTCATCTATCACTCGCATACCGCCACCGAGGCGTACCCGAGCCGCACCGACATCTCCTACGCGTCAGAACCAGACGCCCACTATGTGTTGGTGTCGACCCGCGACCCGGACGAGCACGAGCTACGCAGCTACCGAATCATCGACGGCAACGTCACTGAAGAGCCCGTCAAGATAGTCGAGCAGTACTAG
- a CDS encoding MoaD/ThiS family protein — protein MSVTVSIPTILRTHTGGEKRVAAEGETLGAVISDLESNYSGISGRLLDDGKLNRFVNIYVNDEDVRFSGGLETAISEGDSVTILPAVAGG, from the coding sequence ATGTCTGTCACCGTGTCCATCCCGACCATCCTGCGCACCCACACCGGCGGCGAGAAGCGCGTCGCCGCGGAGGGCGAAACCCTGGGCGCCGTCATCAGTGATCTCGAATCGAATTACTCGGGAATCTCCGGTCGCCTGCTGGATGACGGCAAGCTGAACCGCTTCGTCAACATCTACGTCAATGACGAAGATGTGCGGTTCTCCGGCGGGCTGGAAACCGCTATCTCCGAGGGGGATTCGGTCACGATCCTGCCTGCCGTCGCAGGTGGCTGA
- a CDS encoding cysteine synthase — MTRYDSLIEALGNTPLVGLQRLSPRWNDEDGAPHVRLWAKLEDRNPTGSIKDRPALRMIEDAERRGVLQPGATILEPTSGNTGISLAMAALLKGYQMICVMPENTSIERRQLLELYGARIIYSPAEGGSNTAVAHAKELALQNPSWVMLYQYGNASNSLAHYEGTGPELLADLPEITHFVAGLGTTGTLMGTGRYLREHKPDVQIVAAEPRYGEGVYALRNIDEGFIPELYDPDVLTTRFSVGSYDAVKRTRELVQVEGIFAGISTGAVLHAALGMASKALKAGQQADIAFVVADAGWKYLSTGAYAGSLDDAEDALEGQLWA, encoded by the coding sequence GTGACCCGATACGACTCCCTGATCGAGGCGCTGGGCAATACACCACTGGTTGGCCTGCAGCGGCTGTCGCCCCGGTGGAACGACGAGGACGGCGCACCGCACGTGCGGTTGTGGGCAAAGCTCGAGGACCGTAACCCCACTGGTTCCATCAAGGACCGACCGGCCCTACGGATGATCGAGGATGCCGAGCGCCGGGGTGTATTGCAGCCCGGCGCAACGATTCTCGAACCGACCAGTGGTAATACCGGAATCTCGCTGGCCATGGCGGCGTTGCTCAAGGGCTACCAGATGATCTGCGTGATGCCCGAGAACACGTCCATCGAGCGACGGCAGCTGCTGGAACTCTACGGCGCACGGATCATCTACTCGCCCGCAGAGGGTGGCTCCAACACAGCGGTCGCACACGCGAAAGAGCTTGCGCTGCAGAATCCTTCGTGGGTCATGCTCTACCAGTACGGCAACGCGTCGAATTCGCTGGCGCACTACGAGGGCACCGGACCTGAGCTGTTGGCCGACCTGCCGGAGATCACCCACTTCGTCGCGGGCCTTGGGACCACCGGCACGTTGATGGGCACCGGACGGTATCTGCGCGAGCACAAGCCCGACGTGCAGATCGTGGCGGCGGAGCCTCGCTACGGCGAGGGCGTGTATGCGTTACGCAACATCGACGAGGGCTTCATCCCCGAGTTGTACGACCCGGATGTGCTGACCACCCGCTTCTCCGTCGGCTCGTACGACGCGGTCAAGCGCACCCGCGAGCTGGTCCAGGTGGAGGGCATCTTCGCCGGTATCTCCACCGGCGCGGTGCTCCATGCCGCACTCGGAATGGCGAGCAAGGCGCTCAAGGCTGGACAGCAGGCCGACATCGCGTTCGTCGTCGCCGATGCCGGTTGGAAGTATCTGTCGACCGGCGCGTACGCCGGTAGCCTGGATGACGCCGAGGACGCGTTGGAAGGGCAGTTGTGGGCGTAG
- a CDS encoding rhomboid family intramembrane serine protease, which translates to MGVGPGYTGVPAEPKKRPAWIVGGVTIVSFVVLLWVIELWDNLTRHRLDNNGIRPLETDGLWGIIWAPLLHSDWNHLIANTVPALILGFLMTLAGLSRFIFATAIVWILGGLGTWLLGNIGAHCPYVGVRCETNHIGASGLIFGWLAFLIVFGFFTRKVWEIVVGVVVLLVYGSVLFGVLPGTPGVSWQGHLCGAIAGVFAAYVLSGPERKARERRKVVPKNPYNLTP; encoded by the coding sequence GTGGGCGTAGGACCGGGATACACAGGGGTTCCTGCGGAGCCGAAGAAGCGGCCCGCATGGATTGTCGGTGGCGTGACGATCGTCAGCTTCGTCGTACTGCTGTGGGTCATCGAATTGTGGGACAACCTGACCCGTCACCGCTTGGACAACAACGGCATCCGACCGCTGGAGACCGACGGGCTATGGGGCATCATCTGGGCGCCGCTGCTGCACTCGGACTGGAATCACCTGATCGCCAACACCGTTCCGGCATTGATACTCGGCTTCCTGATGACGCTGGCGGGGTTGTCGCGATTCATCTTCGCCACGGCCATCGTCTGGATTCTCGGCGGCCTCGGCACCTGGTTGCTGGGCAACATCGGCGCGCACTGCCCATACGTCGGCGTACGTTGCGAGACCAACCACATCGGTGCGTCGGGTCTCATCTTCGGCTGGCTCGCGTTCCTGATCGTGTTCGGATTCTTCACCCGCAAGGTGTGGGAGATCGTCGTCGGCGTCGTCGTGCTCCTGGTGTACGGCAGTGTCCTGTTCGGCGTGCTGCCGGGAACCCCGGGGGTCTCGTGGCAGGGTCACCTCTGCGGGGCGATCGCCGGCGTCTTCGCGGCGTACGTGCTCTCCGGGCCCGAACGCAAGGCGCGTGAGCGTCGTAAGGTCGTCCCGAAAAATCCGTACAACCTGACGCCGTGA
- the murI gene encoding glutamate racemase: MSSPTAPVGIFDSGVGGLTVARAIIDQLPDEDIIYVGDTANGPYGPLTIPEIRGHALAIGDDLVSRGVKALVIACNTASSACLRDARERYAPVPVIEVILPAVRRAVAATRNGRIGVIGTEATIASGAYHDAFAAARDTEVIGVACPRFVDFVERGVTSGRQVLGLAEGYLEPLQRAEVDTLVLGCTHYPMLSGLIQLAMGDHVTLVSSAEETAKDLLRVLTELDLLHPHPDDPQSAVHRRFEATGEPEAFTTLAGRFLGPTLDGVRPVQRPADTKK; this comes from the coding sequence GTGAGTTCGCCGACTGCACCCGTCGGGATCTTCGACTCCGGCGTCGGCGGGCTGACGGTCGCCCGCGCGATCATCGACCAGCTGCCCGACGAAGACATCATCTATGTCGGCGACACCGCCAACGGTCCCTACGGTCCGCTGACCATTCCGGAGATCCGCGGACACGCGCTGGCGATAGGTGACGATCTCGTATCGCGCGGCGTCAAGGCGCTGGTGATCGCGTGCAACACGGCGTCATCGGCGTGCCTGCGCGACGCCAGGGAGCGGTATGCGCCGGTGCCCGTGATCGAGGTGATCCTGCCCGCCGTCCGCCGTGCGGTGGCCGCGACCCGCAACGGACGCATCGGCGTCATCGGCACTGAGGCGACCATCGCATCCGGGGCGTATCACGACGCATTCGCCGCCGCGCGCGACACCGAGGTGATCGGGGTGGCATGCCCTCGGTTCGTGGATTTCGTCGAGCGGGGAGTGACCAGTGGCAGGCAGGTGCTCGGACTTGCGGAGGGCTATCTCGAGCCACTCCAACGGGCCGAGGTCGACACGTTGGTGCTGGGATGCACGCACTATCCGATGTTGTCGGGACTGATCCAACTCGCCATGGGCGATCACGTGACGCTTGTGTCCAGCGCCGAGGAGACCGCCAAGGACTTACTGCGAGTGCTCACCGAATTGGATTTGCTGCATCCGCATCCCGACGATCCGCAGTCTGCGGTGCACCGCCGTTTCGAAGCAACCGGCGAACCTGAGGCGTTCACCACACTTGCGGGTCGATTTCTCGGCCCGACCCTTGACGGTGTTCGCCCTGTTCAGCGGCCTGCTGACACCAAAAAGTGA